A region from the Melanotaenia boesemani isolate fMelBoe1 chromosome 11, fMelBoe1.pri, whole genome shotgun sequence genome encodes:
- the si:ch211-170d8.2 gene encoding uncharacterized protein si:ch211-170d8.2: MDASNCFWIALFLVSAMTSDVGVFGRAVDSHGFLSRSSKTAEESSEVTLRMDMLKRGTAEAQRDQCAKLAAPWLENTLNTTRDDVTLLKLRVRPFSLGASRGLVFPGKSLFSLVRQVYRCCQEGVNCRSVKGIQGRLRGDADLEFVVTREILSLAVFGAELHFQLSNPQHLEIQPLIPFMAKHNLPTRYTLKLLGDMVELRVDLLFLFQTLHEMAGGARPGPSLVNMRRAVLLSSEESPGEKPSLGALQDTAGDAWGEGLTNTLPALDLGLILGCSWAGSGVPCRTGGVRLTHAPFIALYYRSR, translated from the exons ATGGACGCCTCAAACTGCTTCTGGATTGCTTTATTTCTTGTGTCAGCGATGACAAGTGACGTTGGAGTATTTGGTCGAGCGGTGGACTCCCACGGGTTTCTGTCACGATCGTCAAAAACTGCAGAAGAATCATCTGAAGTAACTTTACGCATGGACATGTTGAAGCGAGGGACCGCGGAAGCGCAAAGGGATCAATGCGCAAAGCTAGCGGCCCCTTGGCTGGAAAACACGCTGAATACTACGAGGGACGATGTGACCCTGCTAAAACTCCGCGTGCGGCCGTTTTCTCTTGGGGCCTCACGGGGTTTGGTTTTCCCTGGAAAGTCTCTTTTCAGCTTGGTCAGACAGGTTTATCGCTGCTGTCAAGAGGGAGTAAATTGCAGGAGCGTTAAAGGGATTCAAGGCCGACTGAGAGGAG atgcagatttggagtTTGTCGTCACCAGGGAGATTTTATCACTGGCAGTTTTTGGAGCCGAGCTTCACTTCCAGCTTTCTAATCCACAACATCTGGAAATCCAACCCTTGATTCCATTTATGGCAAAGCACAACCTTCCTACCAG GTACACTTTGAAGTTGCTGGGTGACATGGTGGAGCTGAGAGTGGATCTGCTGTTCCTTTTTCAAACTCTGCATGAGATGGCAGGTGGTGCCAGACCAGGTCCCAGCTTGGTAAACATGAGACGGGCTGTACTCCTCTCCAGTGAGGAATCACCAGGTGAAAAGCCCTCTTTAGGGGCTCTGCAGGACACAGCTGGTGATGCATGGGGTGAAGGGCTCACCAACACACTGCCAGCTCTGGATCTGGGCTTGATCCTGGGCTGCAGTTGGGCTGGATCGGGTGTGCCGTGTAGAACTGGTGGTGTTCGCCTCACACACGCGCCCTTCATTGCTCTGTATTACAGATCAAGATGA
- the cabp1a gene encoding calcium-binding protein 1a isoform X2, translated as MGLAESRVYIPFKTQTPNLTERKPSWSYLMPFFSFGMGNCLNWPLRAMLQDAERRLRLVLSCEEIGQTDYLGLYQDSIVSMTQNCVFVSNILGQTCVFLSKGMAKSRQADRELRPEEMDELRDAFKEFDKDKDGFISCKDLGNCMRTMGYMPTEMELIELSQQINMNLGGHVDFEDFVELMGPKLLAETADMIGIKELKDAFREFDTNGDGAISTSELRDAMRKLLGQQVGLKEVEDILRDVDLNGDGLVDFEEFVRMMSR; from the exons ATGGGTCTTGCTGAAAGTAGAGTTTACAttcctttcaaaactcaaaCTCCAAACCTAACAGAGAGAAAGCCCTCATGGTCCTATTTAATGCCTTTTTTCTCCTTTGGAATGGGAAACTGCTTAAACTGGCCACTGAGAGCG ATGCTCCAGGATGCTGAGAGGAGACTCAGACTGGTGCTGTCATGTGAGGAGATTGGCCAGAcagactatcttgggctttaTCAGGACTCCATTGTTTCCATGACACAAAACTGTGTTTTCGTGAGCAACATATTGGGACAAACCTGTGTCTTCCTGAGTAAAGGCATGGCAAAGAGCAGGCAGGCT gatAGAGAACTGCGACCAGAAGAAATGGatg AGCTGCGAGATGCTTTCAAAGAGTTTGACAAAGACAAGGATGGTTTCATCAGCTGTAAAGATCTTGGGAATTGTATGAGGACTATGGGATACATGCCCACTGAAATGGAGCTGATAGAGCTGAGTcaacaaataaacatgaact TGGGAGGCCATGTTGATTTTGAGGACTTTGTGGAATTAATGGGCCCAAAACTCCTTGCTGAAACTGCAGATATGATTGGAATAAAGGAATTAAAAGACGCATTTAGGGAG TTTGATACTAATGGGGATGGTGCCATAAGCACATCTGAACTCCGAGATGCAATGAGGAAGCTGTTGGGCCAACAA GTTGGTCTAAAAGAAGTAGAAGACATCCTAAGGGATGTGGACTTGAATGGTGATGGACTTGTTGACTTTGAGG agtTTGTAAGAATGATGTCTCGCTAA
- the hps4 gene encoding Hermansky-Pudlak syndrome 4 protein: MAELKPPGSRRCNYFFLYDGSKVTEEGDPTREGICYFYPEETPLDKQELLCGQLAGVGRCVSELSSSPVRTLRLRRSKFAIRMKDDFFWALGCSVDIPTVSICELLDQLINLFCFYHGSVRQSYQFNSQETLAAQWAYYLSHLQSGPSELYNTFSSLRTIDSTNVDPLLLLKAALILQACQRCPLVLAGCILFKGRLVSTQMPPELTMKVMVHESESYAKAHRSNSPSTSSSTGGAVISTNVFLTRSELQYLQSAPVDKDFSSHSTPLKDARPKRTRLSRTLSDTPSTESEPSDPSSSQKLSLSPHLSESDNSVFSPALSQKTTDSPNPSNRSVSHEPEEGTLEDSFYHSFYNSRGRGSQTQSEGDGSVFEDHPHLNGDGDGETACGPMFDYRRADSGNEQAHDDKMVVGDSRFCCGSGKGHKAEMRHPPPPSCAFDSLDESRLIPMTLYMHRVNSLVLALLVEPHFMSDTASMEEVYHSSLASLNGLEAHLRSISPGPPGAPGAYIFAHFDCIQSTLTTNVSGRPGGAPEHPFVRATSLLHSHFCNTETLQEAIIRSASTAVYGTRSVAQETYFQQHGGALRNSGIPNHQDSAFSLPSKARHRLLKHGVNLL, translated from the exons ATGGCAGAGCTTAAGCCGCCAGGCTCACGAAG GTGTAATTATTTTTTCCTCTATGATGGATCCAAGGTCACAGAAGAGGGTGACCCTACACGAGAAGGAATCTGCTACTTCTACCCTGAAGAG ACCCCTTTAGATAAGCAGGAGCTGCTCTGCGGTCAGCTGGCTGGGGTGGGCCGCTGTGTCTCTGAGCTTTCCTCTTCTCCTGTACGCACACTGAGGCTTCGCCGCAGCAAGTTTGCCATCCGCATGAAGGATGATTTCTTCTGG GCTCTGGGCTGCTCAGTGGACATCCCTACTGTCAGTATCTGTGAGTTGCTGGATCAGCTCATAAACCTTTTCTGTTTCTACCACGGCTCTGTTCGCCAGAGCTATCAG TTTAACAGTCAGGAAACTCTGGCAGCTCAGTGGGCGTACTACCTCTCACACCTGCAGTCAGGACCCTCAGAGCTATACAACACCTTCAGCAGCCTGAGGACCATTGATTCAACTAAT GTTGACCCACTTCTCCTCCTCAAAGCTGCCCTCATTCTTCAGGCATGCCAGCGCTGCCCCCTAGTGTTAGCAGGCTGCATTCTTTTCAAAGGAAG ACTTGTTAGCACACAGATGCCTCCAGAGCTCACAATGAAGGTCATGGTTCATGAGAGTGAATCCTACGCCAAG gCACATAGGTCCAACAGCCCAAGCACATCCAGTTCAACTGGTGGTGCTGTCATATCCACAAATGTATTTCTAACCAGGTCTGAGCTCCAGTACCTGCAGTCTGCTCCTGTCGACAAAGATTTCAG TTCCCACTCTACGCCACTCAAAGACGCTCGTCCAAAGAGGACTCGCCTTTCCAGAACCTTATCAGACACACCCTCCACTGAGTCAGAGCCATCTGATCCAAGTTCCTCCCAGAAGTTGTCCCTCAGCCCTCACCTTTCAGAATCAGATAATTCTGTCTTTAGCCCAGCTCTGTCACAGAAAACCACTGATTCACCCAACCCCTCCAATAGAAGTGTCTCTCATGAACCTGAGGAGGGAACCCTTGAAGACTCATTTTATCACAGCTTTTACAACAGCAGAGGTAGAGGCAGCCAGACACAAAGTGAAGGAGACGGCTCAGTGTTTGAGGACCACCCCCATCTAAATGGTGATGGAGATGGAGAAACTGCCTGTGGGCCAATGTTTGACTACAGAAGAGCTGATTCTGGGAATGAGCAGGCACATGACGATAAGATGGTGGTGGGAGATAGTAGGTTTTGCTGTGGGAGTGGTAAAGGCCACAAGGCAGAGATGAGgcaccctcctcctccctcctgcGCCTTTGACAGCTTAGATGAGAGTCGACTGATCCCCATGACGCTTTACATGCACCGGGTCAACAGCTTGGTTCTGGCTTTGCTGGTGGAGCCTCATTTTATGAGTGACACTGCTTCTATGGAGGaagtg TATCACAGCAGCCTGGCTTCGCTCAATGGACTTGAGGCCCATCTCAGGAGCATCTCTCCGGGACCCCCAGGTGCTCCAGGGGCCTACATATTTGCCCATTTTGATTGCATTCAGAGCACCCTGACAA CCAACGTGTCTGGCCGACCAGGGGGAGCCCCAGAGCATCCTTTTGTCAGAGCCACATCACTTCTTCATTCGCATTTCTGTAACACTGAAACTCTGCAGGAGGCTATTATCAG GAGTGCGAGCACTGCTGTGTATGGAACCCGCAGCGTGGCGCAGGAGACTTACTTCCAGCAGCACGGGGGAGCATTGAGGAACTCAGGCATCCCTAACCACCAGGACAGTGCTTTCTCGCTGCCCAGCAAAGCCCGGCACAGGCTGCTGAAACACGGGGTTAACCTGCTCTGA
- the mlec gene encoding malectin has protein sequence MQRVTAQLVAGLVAAVLTLLSEQCWADGGGPSLSERVIWAVNSGGETHVDVHGIHFKKDPLEGKIGKASDYGVRLPILRSSPEDQILYQTERYNEDTFGYDVPIREEGDYILVLKFAEVYFAQSQQKVFDVRLNGHVVVKDLDIFDRVGHSTAHDEIVAFSIRRGKLSVQGEVSTFNGKLTVEFVKGYYDNPKICALYVMKGTLEDVPKLQPHPGLEKHEEEEEEEEESEGGEEGGKKKVATGSKYRVQSGPRTPNPYAADNSSLMFPILVAFGVFIPTLFCLCRL, from the exons ATGCAGCGGGTCACGGCGCAACTCGTCGCCGGTCTGGTCGCAGCGGTGCTGACGCTGCTGTCCGAGCAGTGTTGGGCGGACGGCGGGGGCCCAAGCCTCTCAGAACGGGTTATATGGGCTGTAAATTCTGGTGGTGAAACACATGTAGACGTACATGGTATTCACTTCAAAAAAGACCCTTTGGAAGGGAAAATCGGCAAAG CATCAGATTATGGGGTGCGTCTGCCAATACTACGCTCCAGTCCAGAGGACCAGATTCTGTACCAGACAGAACGCTACAATGAAGACACTTTTGGATATGATGTTCCTATACGTGAGGAAGGAGACTATATACTAGTCTTGAAGTTTGCAGAGGTTTACTTTGCACAGTCACAGCAAAAG GTGTTTGATGTCCGTCTAAATGGTCATGTGGTGGTGAAAGACCTGGATATCTTTGATCGAGTGGGTCACAGTACTGCTCATGATGAGATAGTGGCCTTCTCTATTAGACGAGGCAAGCTGAGTGTGCAAGGAGAGGTGTCCACTTTCAACGGCAAGCTCACTGTGGAGTTTGTAAAG GGTTATTATGACAACCCCAAGATCTGCGCTCTCTACGTTATGAAGGGGACTTTAGAAG atgTACCAAAACTTCAGCCTCACCCTGGCTTGGAGAagcatgaagaagaagaagaagaagaggaagaaagcgAAGGAGGTGAAGAAGGTGGGAAGAAAAAGGTTGCAACCGGTTCTAAGTACAGGGTCCAGTCAGGCCCCCGAACACCAAACCCCTAcgcagcagacaacagcagcctAATGTTTCCCATCCTTGTTGCATTTGGGGTGTTCATCCCAACACTGTTTTGCCTCTGCCGGCTGTGA